A genomic region of Gossypium hirsutum isolate 1008001.06 chromosome D01, Gossypium_hirsutum_v2.1, whole genome shotgun sequence contains the following coding sequences:
- the LOC107921714 gene encoding tropomyosin-like, whose protein sequence is MEEHLRAVPSELEIIKQDFERRNAELEKKMEQMEEEKMNLRLDADVQKLEAERLRKGKTKAGEDLDSLKTDYKKLRLLIRTVGLGKTSEQWREEIREEKNKVDSWERRFQEVQTRNEILKKSLSEKQKEKGELENRVTELE, encoded by the coding sequence ATGGAGGAACATTTACGAGCTGTCCCTTCTGAATTAGAAATCATAAAGCAAGATTTTGAAAGGAGAAAtgcagaattagaaaagaagatGGAGcaaatggaagaagaaaagatgaactTGAGATTAGATGCGGATGTTCAGAAACTCGAGGCAGAAAGATTAAGGAAAGGAAAAACTAAGGCCGGAGAAGATTTAGATAGcttgaagacagattacaagaagcttcGCTTATTAATAAGAACTGTTGGGTTGGGAAAAACTTCGGAACAGTGGCGtgaagaaattcgagaagaaaagaACAAGGTTGATAGCTGGGAAAGGAGGTTCCAAGAGGTCCAGACACGAAATGAGATTCTAAAGAAGAGTTTGTcagaaaaacaaaaggaaaaaggcGAACTGGAGAATAGAGTGACCGAGTTAGAATGA